Proteins encoded within one genomic window of Solibaculum mannosilyticum:
- the galU gene encoding UTP--glucose-1-phosphate uridylyltransferase GalU, with protein MATKIKKAIIPAAGLGTRVLPITKALPKEMLPIVDKPSIQYIVEECVAAGIEDILIILNRGKTVIEDHFDRAPELEQHLQKSGKGDILESVKAIANMANIHFIRQKETKGLGHAVSMARSFVGNEPFAVLYGDDVIIGEDPAIGQLARAYEEYGLGVVGIKEVPEKDIVRYSSLKVEPLKDNIFRVTDMIEKPSPDKVLSCYSILGRCILPPQVFDILEKTQPGSGGEIQLTDAMRQLTVEKSMIGVDYTGVRYDMGNKLSILQATCEVALKHPEVGEAFRIYLKNLAKNL; from the coding sequence ATGGCTACCAAAATAAAGAAGGCGATTATTCCAGCAGCAGGATTGGGAACCCGAGTTCTTCCCATTACCAAGGCGCTTCCGAAAGAGATGTTGCCGATTGTAGATAAACCATCCATTCAGTACATTGTAGAGGAATGTGTTGCGGCAGGTATCGAGGATATTCTAATTATCTTAAACCGGGGCAAGACAGTGATTGAAGATCACTTTGACCGTGCGCCTGAACTGGAGCAACATCTTCAGAAGTCCGGAAAAGGGGATATTCTTGAGTCTGTGAAGGCCATCGCCAATATGGCGAATATTCACTTTATCCGCCAGAAGGAGACAAAGGGTTTAGGACATGCAGTATCCATGGCGAGGTCTTTTGTAGGGAATGAACCTTTTGCAGTTCTGTATGGAGACGATGTTATCATTGGAGAAGATCCTGCTATCGGACAGTTAGCTCGTGCATATGAAGAATATGGCCTTGGTGTAGTGGGAATCAAAGAGGTACCGGAGAAAGATATTGTACGGTATTCGTCGCTGAAGGTGGAGCCTCTTAAAGATAATATTTTCCGTGTCACTGATATGATTGAAAAGCCATCACCAGACAAGGTACTATCCTGCTATTCTATCTTAGGACGATGCATTTTACCTCCACAGGTCTTTGATATTTTAGAAAAGACTCAACCGGGTAGTGGGGGAGAAATTCAGTTGACGGATGCCATGCGACAACTGACTGTAGAGAAAAGCATGATCGGTGTAGACTACACAGGTGTACGATACGATATGGGCAATAAATTGAGCATTCTACAAGCTACTTGTGAAGTAGCTTTAAAACATCCTGAAGTAGGAGAAGCGTTCCGAATTTATCTGAAAAATTTGGCGAAAAATCTTTAA
- a CDS encoding RING finger protein, with protein MGLYDGLTCPICSKEFEDGDDVVVCPQCGAPHHRQCWVQHGECAFAADHGTEHQWKRPRLKSEEPDSDAEKEGLHCPRCGYLNDDGTLFCIKCGMPLQTGNGQKNTSNSSSWSARGPVVPNPLGGVNPNETIDGIPVGDIAAFVGNNSYYYIPRFVAMAKDKSKITVNWAAALLMQNWVAFRKMGGLFAIVAAIVTLINIPSFIITLASSVMMMPDVANYQTILFQPSNAVIVASYIMPFVALLMRIFLALFGNRLYMNYVIKRIHKLKEAHPNPMDYQNALLQKGGISWAFPIIYLVVFSVVIGMISVGVTFSLLT; from the coding sequence ATGGGTTTATACGATGGATTGACATGTCCGATTTGTTCCAAAGAATTTGAGGACGGTGACGATGTAGTAGTATGTCCCCAATGTGGCGCACCGCATCATCGCCAATGTTGGGTGCAGCATGGGGAATGCGCATTTGCGGCTGATCACGGTACGGAACACCAGTGGAAACGGCCCCGTCTCAAAAGTGAGGAACCTGATTCGGATGCGGAAAAAGAGGGGCTGCATTGTCCAAGATGCGGGTACCTCAATGACGATGGTACACTGTTTTGCATCAAATGCGGTATGCCTCTGCAAACGGGGAATGGACAAAAAAATACATCCAACAGTTCATCCTGGTCGGCAAGGGGGCCTGTAGTTCCCAATCCGTTGGGAGGGGTCAATCCCAACGAGACCATTGACGGTATTCCGGTAGGAGATATTGCGGCCTTTGTGGGGAATAATTCATATTACTATATTCCTCGTTTTGTAGCCATGGCCAAGGATAAGTCTAAAATCACAGTCAACTGGGCAGCTGCTCTCCTCATGCAAAATTGGGTTGCCTTCCGGAAGATGGGAGGCCTTTTCGCCATTGTAGCAGCGATTGTCACATTAATTAATATCCCGTCTTTTATTATAACGCTGGCCAGTTCTGTTATGATGATGCCCGATGTTGCGAATTATCAGACAATTTTATTCCAGCCCAGTAACGCTGTTATTGTAGCATCTTACATTATGCCATTCGTGGCATTGCTGATGCGGATTTTTCTGGCTTTATTCGGCAACCGGCTTTATATGAATTATGTGATCAAGAGGATTCATAAGCTAAAAGAGGCTCATCCTAACCCAATGGATTATCAGAATGCACTTCTGCAAAAGGGAGGTATCAGTTGGGCATTTCCCATCATTTACCTTGTGGTATTTTCTGTGGTCATAGGGATGATTTCTGTTGGCGTGACGTTCTCGCTCTTAACTTAA
- a CDS encoding thioesterase family protein, protein MQQPVIGMKARYELVVTEEFTAASMGSGLLPVFATPCMIAIMEGAATKCVQPCLEEGWSTVGSMINIKHMAPTPIGSNVYAEAELIENDGRRWLFSVRAYDEAGLIGDGVHERYSIENKRFLEKSAGRKTNV, encoded by the coding sequence TTGCAGCAACCTGTCATCGGTATGAAAGCCCGCTATGAACTTGTAGTCACCGAGGAATTTACCGCCGCTTCTATGGGCAGCGGATTATTGCCGGTGTTTGCCACTCCTTGTATGATCGCCATCATGGAAGGTGCCGCTACCAAATGTGTCCAACCCTGTTTGGAAGAGGGGTGGAGTACGGTCGGGTCTATGATTAACATCAAACATATGGCCCCTACTCCCATCGGCTCAAACGTATATGCAGAAGCTGAGCTAATCGAAAACGACGGCCGGCGTTGGCTGTTTTCCGTGCGCGCCTACGACGAAGCCGGTTTGATTGGCGATGGCGTCCATGAACGCTATTCCATCGAAAACAAACGCTTCTTGGAAAAATCCGCTGGACGGAAGACAAACGTATGA
- a CDS encoding HAD hydrolase-like protein has protein sequence MSCRYEAVLFDLDGTITDSQEGIIKCVQFALQSLGIEEKDVSRLKSFIGPPLWDTFQLLYHLSDQKTDEAVDKYRQRFRVTGIYENRLYDGIQPLLEHLKKQGVKLAIASTKPLVFVEEVLRYFGIAPLFDAVCGTALDKADSDKSPLIRDALFKLNVPAGRAVMIGDRRYDMEGARSVGVPSIGVLYGYGSKDELLSAGAGQLAQSVTELKELLCPCASR, from the coding sequence ATGAGCTGCCGGTATGAGGCCGTCTTGTTTGACTTGGATGGTACTATTACCGATTCCCAAGAAGGCATCATCAAATGCGTCCAGTTCGCTTTGCAAAGTTTAGGCATTGAGGAGAAAGACGTCTCCCGGCTGAAAAGTTTCATTGGCCCGCCGCTTTGGGATACGTTCCAGCTTCTCTACCATCTCTCCGATCAAAAAACCGACGAGGCGGTGGACAAATACCGGCAACGGTTTCGCGTCACCGGCATCTATGAAAACAGGCTATACGACGGCATTCAACCTCTTTTAGAGCATCTGAAAAAACAGGGCGTTAAATTGGCCATTGCCTCCACCAAACCTTTGGTTTTTGTGGAAGAGGTGCTGCGTTATTTTGGTATTGCCCCTTTGTTCGATGCTGTATGCGGCACCGCTTTGGACAAGGCGGATTCCGACAAGTCTCCTTTGATCCGGGATGCCTTATTCAAACTGAATGTGCCTGCCGGCCGAGCCGTAATGATCGGTGACCGGCGGTACGATATGGAAGGTGCCCGTTCGGTGGGCGTCCCCTCTATCGGCGTATTGTATGGATACGGTTCCAAAGACGAGTTGCTATCGGCTGGAGCCGGGCAGCTGGCTCAATCGGTAACGGAATTGAAAGAGCTTTTGTGTCCTTGTGCGTCCCGTTAG
- a CDS encoding polysaccharide biosynthesis tyrosine autokinase: MKKGIFDWFTFYSLARKRSFFAVAAVVVGFALLAGLSYTILDTSVTVSSTISLVNNLQTDGSLQAEKDKNDISESIARNSVALIQSDNVLKQAMDLSKITKSVSDFSKGVKVSRVDESNVIEITVTYNDPTRAANAANNLAQVACEEIQRRNTSPPVTATVLDRADTPSSKGKLISAVKKGFFGGVLGLICFLAVIFFLSIKDYTIRNFRLFCKTAKVDLLGILPAGQRPTSRQISESIRNVRAAFRAQIGDGKRVLLCSVDVQEGRAVVASGLANALADSGNKVLLIDADMRTSHIRSRLRVDSVYGLADVLLGKCSIADAIVPSTDYLDVICAATTYVEKPSDLLDCPVTLEMLEILSRRYDYILIDAPSVNSYGDAAALANKCDCSILVARYGKTRVDAALDALTVLKNTSARMLGIVANDVPSQYLPKQSSAKDDE; this comes from the coding sequence ATGAAAAAAGGAATCTTCGACTGGTTTACCTTTTATTCCTTGGCACGAAAACGGTCTTTCTTTGCCGTGGCTGCGGTGGTGGTCGGATTTGCCCTGTTGGCCGGTCTCTCTTATACGATACTGGATACTTCGGTTACCGTTTCTTCTACCATCTCACTGGTCAATAATCTCCAAACCGACGGCAGCCTCCAAGCGGAAAAGGATAAAAATGATATCTCAGAGTCCATCGCCCGCAACAGCGTGGCTTTGATCCAAAGCGACAACGTCTTAAAACAGGCGATGGATTTAAGCAAAATTACAAAAAGCGTATCTGACTTTTCCAAAGGGGTAAAGGTCAGCCGTGTGGACGAATCCAATGTCATTGAGATTACCGTCACGTACAATGACCCCACCCGTGCCGCCAATGCTGCTAACAATTTGGCTCAGGTAGCTTGTGAAGAAATCCAGAGACGCAATACCTCCCCGCCTGTCACTGCCACTGTCCTGGACAGAGCCGATACCCCTTCTTCAAAAGGAAAATTAATCTCGGCAGTGAAAAAGGGATTCTTCGGCGGCGTATTAGGTCTGATCTGCTTTTTGGCCGTTATCTTTTTTCTGTCGATTAAGGATTACACCATTCGCAACTTCCGTCTTTTCTGTAAAACAGCCAAGGTGGATTTATTGGGTATCCTTCCGGCTGGACAGCGCCCCACTTCCCGCCAGATCTCTGAATCCATCCGAAACGTTCGGGCTGCTTTCCGTGCCCAAATCGGCGATGGGAAACGGGTTCTTCTGTGCAGTGTGGACGTTCAGGAAGGCCGTGCAGTTGTGGCGTCCGGACTTGCCAACGCCCTGGCCGACTCCGGCAATAAAGTGTTGCTCATCGATGCCGATATGCGCACTTCTCATATCCGTTCCCGGCTGCGCGTGGATTCTGTCTATGGCCTTGCCGACGTGCTCCTGGGCAAATGCTCCATTGCGGATGCCATTGTCCCCTCGACCGATTATCTGGATGTCATCTGTGCAGCCACTACCTATGTGGAAAAGCCGTCGGATCTTTTGGACTGTCCTGTAACGCTGGAGATGTTGGAAATTTTATCCCGGCGGTATGATTATATCCTCATCGATGCTCCGAGCGTCAATTCCTACGGCGATGCTGCCGCTTTGGCCAATAAATGCGACTGTTCTATTTTAGTCGCGCGGTACGGCAAAACCCGTGTGGATGCCGCTTTGGATGCTTTGACTGTCCTTAAAAACACCTCTGCTCGTATGCTGGGTATTGTCGCTAATGATGTCCCCTCCCAATATCTTCCCAAGCAGAGTTCCGCCAAAGATGATGAATAA
- the secG gene encoding preprotein translocase subunit SecG — translation MSGLDIALGIVLMIFAIAIIAVVLLQESRQAGLSGVIAGGADSFLSKNKARTADAILARITKFIAIAFFVLVIVTNVLLAVLG, via the coding sequence ATGAGCGGATTGGATATTGCATTGGGCATTGTGCTGATGATCTTTGCTATCGCGATTATTGCTGTCGTTCTGCTGCAGGAGAGCCGTCAGGCTGGTCTTTCCGGTGTAATCGCCGGTGGCGCTGATTCTTTCCTGAGTAAGAATAAAGCACGTACTGCAGACGCAATTTTAGCCCGGATTACTAAGTTTATCGCAATTGCATTCTTTGTCTTGGTAATCGTCACAAACGTCTTGCTTGCAGTCCTTGGCTAA
- a CDS encoding aminotransferase class I/II-fold pyridoxal phosphate-dependent enzyme yields the protein MTAYHQMSRQELEKEKSLLDAAYAAFQAKNLKLNMARGKPSVEQSDLSNGMFNCLSSTDYFSEDGVDCRNYGTLDGIPEMKRIFADLLHLSPDEIIVGGNSSLAMMFDNVSSNMSHGVRDGIPWSKQGEVKFLCPSPGYDRHFGICEYFHIQMIPVAMTETGPDMDEVERLVSSDPMIKGIWCVPKYSNPDGIVYSDETVLRMANLKPAASDFRIYWDDAYAIHYLYDKPATILNILRECEKAGNPNMPLIFSSFSKISFAGAGVACIAASRSNIEFIKQRMAMQTIGHDKLNQLRHARFFKDAQGVLDHMAKHAAILRPKFEAVEEALERELAPLQLAHWQNPKGGYFISVYVPEGCAKRVVQLCKEAGVVLTGAGATYPYGNDPHDSNIRVAPSYPSVEELRTAAELFCLCVKLAAAEKILSE from the coding sequence ATGACTGCCTACCATCAAATGAGTCGCCAAGAGCTTGAAAAGGAAAAGAGTTTACTGGATGCGGCTTATGCCGCCTTTCAAGCAAAAAATCTAAAGCTGAATATGGCCCGTGGAAAACCCAGTGTGGAACAATCTGATTTGTCTAATGGTATGTTCAACTGCCTCTCCTCTACCGATTACTTCTCTGAGGACGGTGTGGACTGCCGCAATTATGGTACTTTGGACGGCATCCCGGAAATGAAACGCATCTTCGCCGATTTGCTGCATCTTTCCCCCGATGAGATCATCGTAGGCGGAAACTCCAGCCTGGCAATGATGTTTGATAATGTCTCCTCTAATATGTCCCACGGCGTCCGGGATGGAATCCCGTGGTCCAAACAGGGCGAGGTTAAATTCTTGTGCCCCTCCCCTGGCTATGACCGTCATTTTGGTATTTGTGAGTATTTCCATATCCAGATGATTCCTGTGGCCATGACCGAAACCGGTCCGGACATGGACGAGGTAGAACGCTTGGTATCGTCCGATCCCATGATCAAAGGAATCTGGTGCGTTCCCAAGTACTCCAATCCCGATGGCATCGTCTATTCGGATGAAACCGTTCTCCGTATGGCTAATTTGAAGCCGGCCGCTTCCGACTTCCGCATCTACTGGGACGATGCTTATGCCATCCACTATCTTTACGATAAACCCGCCACAATCCTCAATATTCTGCGGGAATGCGAGAAGGCCGGCAATCCCAATATGCCTCTGATTTTTTCCTCCTTCTCCAAGATCAGTTTTGCCGGCGCTGGCGTAGCATGTATCGCCGCTTCCCGTTCCAACATCGAATTTATCAAACAGCGTATGGCCATGCAAACCATCGGCCATGACAAGCTCAATCAGCTTCGTCACGCCCGTTTCTTCAAAGATGCTCAGGGCGTACTGGATCATATGGCCAAACATGCAGCCATTCTTCGTCCCAAATTTGAAGCGGTAGAAGAGGCTTTGGAACGCGAATTAGCTCCCCTCCAACTGGCTCATTGGCAGAATCCCAAGGGCGGATACTTCATTTCAGTATATGTGCCAGAAGGATGTGCCAAGAGAGTGGTTCAGTTGTGCAAAGAGGCCGGTGTGGTATTGACGGGCGCAGGCGCTACATATCCTTACGGCAACGACCCTCACGACAGTAATATCCGTGTGGCTCCCTCTTATCCGTCGGTGGAAGAACTAAGAACAGCGGCTGAACTTTTCTGTTTGTGTGTCAAATTAGCTGCTGCAGAGAAAATTTTAAGTGAATAA
- a CDS encoding ComEA family DNA-binding protein, with protein MDKQTLHEAYLLIAAGILVAAVILYNALLSPNLGASAIVYTNYNHSDTSYPISYNSSSSPSSISSSQEEESESSSISSESPVSNFSSETPDEITSVADPVVSSEAPASSSSTETKNPVSSGKININTASKEELMQLNGIGEVKAQAIIDYRNAHGPFKSVDELVLVKGIGDATLAKNRDNICT; from the coding sequence ATGGATAAGCAAACTCTTCATGAGGCCTACTTGCTGATCGCTGCAGGTATCTTAGTGGCGGCAGTCATTCTTTATAATGCTTTGTTGTCTCCTAATCTTGGAGCATCCGCTATTGTGTACACCAACTATAATCACAGCGATACCTCTTATCCGATTTCTTACAATTCATCATCTTCTCCTTCTTCTATTTCCTCTTCGCAGGAAGAAGAATCTGAGTCTTCCAGTATATCATCGGAAAGTCCGGTTTCAAATTTCTCTTCTGAAACACCTGATGAGATAACTTCTGTAGCTGACCCTGTCGTCTCTTCAGAAGCGCCGGCCAGTTCTTCCTCCACTGAAACAAAGAATCCCGTTTCTTCTGGGAAAATCAATATTAATACTGCATCCAAAGAGGAATTGATGCAATTAAACGGTATTGGTGAGGTCAAAGCACAAGCCATCATCGACTATCGCAATGCACACGGTCCATTTAAGTCGGTGGATGAACTGGTGTTGGTCAAAGGTATCGGTGACGCAACATTAGCCAAGAATCGGGATAACATTTGCACATAA
- a CDS encoding RrF2 family transcriptional regulator: protein MYITLETDYAIRIVDCLVHSDHRMDAQSISEATYVSLRFSLKILRKLVTAGIVQSFKGAKGGYILAREPIDITLRDVIEAVEGPYRFSRCLAEDYECVRNQSLESTCVYHQFFDHLSQVVINELSQFNFQTIKDSPFSCLNADTCSEK from the coding sequence ATGTATATTACTCTTGAAACCGATTACGCCATTCGAATCGTGGATTGTCTGGTCCACAGCGATCACCGTATGGATGCTCAATCCATTTCGGAAGCTACTTATGTCTCTCTCCGGTTCTCTTTAAAAATCCTGCGCAAATTAGTTACAGCTGGTATTGTGCAGTCTTTTAAGGGGGCTAAGGGCGGTTATATCCTGGCTCGAGAACCTATTGATATCACTCTTCGGGATGTCATTGAGGCAGTGGAAGGCCCCTATCGTTTCAGTCGATGCCTTGCAGAGGATTATGAATGTGTGCGCAACCAGTCTTTGGAGTCTACCTGTGTATACCATCAGTTTTTTGATCATTTATCCCAAGTGGTAATAAATGAATTAAGTCAATTTAATTTTCAGACTATCAAGGATTCGCCTTTTTCCTGCCTTAATGCCGATACTTGTAGTGAAAAATAG
- a CDS encoding SipW-dependent-type signal peptide-containing protein, which translates to MKTTKKSLIACGLSVLVCCALLVGTTFAWFTDSVTNKGNRIEAGNLKVDLLMDKAEDGNYTSIANGTGDIFSEEAGNGINWEPGKTEIVYLAVQNKGSLAINYNLLLDIIDGDPGLIGSLEYAVLDGKKAADVDANSWEELEAMEGAQVGDIQAGQTVAAPNGTLDEIVNGEENETDYFALAVHMKEDAGNEYQNGSITIDMTLIAKQATAEQDGFGNSDYDENAGYPASVDVADIDSLEDALNNPGVPTEINVTQSITDGKNLTVTGDVTLNLGNNTLNRGSTIVGAGITVEDGGSMTINAVANSGLVYTAGALTADGGTLTVNGGNYGVSGSGDAQVTAKNGSEIYLNSGNFSCSGYQGHAVMATSGSTITISGGSYSVSGADSTALYADGGTIVVDNCKFSAINGKRYAVANGGQILVSKTFSPDKPTSVAAGNVVTDNGDGYWLIAEN; encoded by the coding sequence ATGAAAACCACAAAAAAATCTCTGATTGCCTGCGGACTGTCAGTACTGGTCTGCTGTGCACTGCTGGTCGGAACGACTTTTGCCTGGTTTACTGACAGCGTAACCAATAAAGGCAACCGGATCGAGGCAGGAAACCTGAAGGTCGACCTGCTGATGGATAAGGCTGAAGACGGCAACTATACAAGCATTGCAAACGGAACTGGAGACATTTTCAGTGAAGAAGCTGGAAATGGCATCAACTGGGAACCTGGCAAGACAGAGATCGTCTATCTGGCGGTACAGAACAAAGGCAGCCTGGCCATCAACTATAATTTGCTGCTGGATATCATAGATGGAGATCCTGGTTTAATTGGTTCGCTGGAATATGCAGTGCTGGACGGCAAAAAGGCAGCGGATGTCGATGCAAACTCCTGGGAGGAACTGGAGGCCATGGAAGGCGCCCAGGTAGGCGATATCCAAGCTGGACAGACAGTGGCTGCACCAAATGGCACATTAGATGAGATCGTCAATGGTGAAGAGAATGAGACCGATTACTTTGCCCTTGCTGTACATATGAAGGAAGATGCGGGCAATGAATATCAAAACGGCTCCATTACCATCGATATGACCTTGATTGCCAAGCAGGCCACAGCCGAACAGGATGGTTTTGGCAACAGCGATTATGATGAGAATGCCGGTTATCCAGCTTCTGTAGATGTGGCGGATATAGACTCCCTTGAGGATGCCCTGAATAACCCCGGCGTCCCTACCGAAATCAATGTGACACAGTCGATTACAGATGGAAAGAACCTGACTGTCACAGGTGACGTTACATTGAATTTAGGCAACAACACGCTCAATAGAGGATCAACGATCGTTGGTGCTGGCATCACCGTAGAAGATGGAGGCTCCATGACCATCAATGCTGTTGCCAATTCAGGCCTTGTCTATACTGCCGGCGCTCTTACTGCAGACGGCGGTACATTAACCGTTAACGGCGGCAACTACGGCGTTAGCGGATCTGGTGATGCACAGGTCACCGCCAAGAACGGAAGTGAGATTTATCTCAATTCAGGTAATTTCTCATGTTCTGGTTACCAAGGCCACGCTGTGATGGCTACCAGCGGATCCACCATTACCATTTCCGGCGGAAGCTATAGCGTCAGCGGCGCAGACAGTACGGCTCTGTATGCAGACGGTGGTACAATTGTAGTTGACAATTGTAAATTTAGTGCGATCAATGGAAAAAGATATGCCGTAGCCAACGGCGGACAGATTCTTGTCTCCAAAACATTTTCTCCCGATAAGCCTACCAGTGTTGCCGCCGGTAATGTTGTAACGGATAACGGAGACGGCTACTGGCTGATTGCTGAAAATTAA
- a CDS encoding DNA gyrase/topoisomerase IV subunit A, producing the protein MQGVIEGAGEVRLQPITQTLETNYMPYAMSVIVSRALPEIDGFKPSHRKLLYTMYKMGLLTGARTKSANVVGATMKLNPHGDSAIYETMVRLARGNESLLHPYVDSKGNFGKAYSRDMMYAASRYTEVKLDAICKELFGDIDKDTVDFVDNYDNTMKEPTLLPAAFPTVLVNANTGIAVSMASSICPFNLQEVCETTIALLKNPEHEIASTLKAPDFPGGGQILYNRDQLDKIYSTGRGGIRVRGTYTYDADNHCIDITQIPPTTTIEAVIDKVVDLVKAGKMREIADIRDETGLPGLKITVDLKRGVDPDKLMRKLYQMTPLEDTFSCNFNVLIAGMPRVMGVRELLSEWIAFRVECIRRRTHYDLVKAQDKLHLLQGLQKILLDIDKAIAIVRQTEEESEVVPNLMIGFGIDQIQAEYVAEIKLRHLNREYILKRTAEIQELEKKIQELQAILDSKKLVKRIIVDELKQVSAQYGQPRKSAIVYDVDEEEIEEEIPDYAVHLFLTKEGYFKKVTPQSLRMSGDHKLKEGDEIAQAVESTNNVSLLFFTDRCQVYKAHAFDFDDTKVSLLGDYIPAKMGMDEGERVVKMVVTQDYSGFLLFFFENGKAAKVELNRYETKQNRRKLVGAYSDKSVLVDILHGLEDGEVLMKSTSSRMLLLHTGALTPKATRDTQGVQVMTQRKAHRLESVRPFEEGMVHNANRYRVKSLPAIGALPAAEDLGEQLTL; encoded by the coding sequence ATGCAGGGCGTTATCGAAGGGGCGGGGGAGGTGCGTCTCCAGCCCATCACGCAGACGCTGGAAACCAATTATATGCCCTATGCCATGAGCGTCATTGTCTCCCGCGCGCTGCCAGAGATTGACGGGTTCAAACCATCCCACCGCAAGCTCCTTTATACCATGTATAAGATGGGGCTTCTCACCGGTGCCCGCACGAAATCGGCCAACGTTGTAGGGGCCACTATGAAACTCAATCCCCATGGCGACAGCGCCATTTACGAAACCATGGTGCGTCTGGCACGGGGAAATGAAAGCCTGCTGCATCCTTATGTGGATTCCAAAGGCAACTTCGGCAAGGCCTATTCCCGGGATATGATGTACGCCGCTTCCCGCTATACAGAGGTGAAGCTGGACGCCATCTGTAAGGAGCTGTTTGGGGACATCGATAAGGACACCGTAGATTTTGTGGACAACTACGACAACACCATGAAAGAACCGACCCTGTTGCCTGCGGCCTTTCCCACCGTGCTTGTCAACGCCAATACAGGGATTGCCGTCAGTATGGCCAGTTCCATCTGTCCTTTCAATTTGCAAGAGGTATGCGAGACTACCATCGCCCTTCTCAAAAATCCGGAACACGAGATTGCCTCCACGCTGAAAGCGCCGGATTTTCCCGGCGGCGGACAGATTCTTTACAATCGGGACCAGTTGGATAAGATCTACAGCACGGGTCGAGGAGGGATCCGCGTCCGTGGGACGTATACTTACGATGCCGACAACCACTGTATTGACATCACACAAATTCCGCCCACCACTACCATCGAAGCCGTTATCGACAAGGTAGTGGATCTGGTCAAAGCGGGCAAGATGCGGGAGATCGCCGATATCCGCGACGAGACAGGATTGCCCGGCCTCAAGATCACTGTGGACTTAAAGCGCGGCGTGGATCCGGACAAACTCATGCGCAAGCTCTATCAGATGACGCCGCTGGAAGATACATTCTCTTGTAACTTTAATGTACTCATCGCCGGCATGCCCCGTGTCATGGGAGTACGGGAGCTGTTGAGCGAATGGATTGCCTTCCGTGTAGAATGCATCCGCCGCCGGACTCATTACGACCTGGTCAAGGCTCAGGATAAACTGCATTTGCTTCAGGGGCTTCAGAAGATCCTGTTGGACATTGATAAAGCCATTGCGATCGTCCGCCAGACCGAGGAAGAGAGTGAAGTAGTGCCCAATCTGATGATTGGATTCGGCATTGATCAGATCCAGGCCGAGTATGTAGCAGAGATCAAACTGCGCCATTTAAACCGGGAATATATCCTCAAACGCACGGCGGAGATCCAAGAACTGGAGAAGAAAATCCAAGAACTGCAGGCCATTCTGGACAGCAAGAAACTGGTCAAACGCATTATTGTAGATGAGTTAAAACAGGTGTCGGCACAGTATGGCCAGCCCAGGAAATCGGCCATTGTCTACGATGTGGACGAGGAAGAGATTGAAGAAGAGATCCCTGATTATGCGGTACACCTGTTCCTTACGAAAGAGGGATATTTTAAGAAGGTGACGCCTCAGTCGCTGCGCATGAGCGGGGATCACAAGTTAAAGGAAGGGGACGAGATCGCACAGGCGGTGGAGTCTACCAACAATGTGTCCCTTTTGTTCTTCACAGACCGGTGCCAGGTGTACAAAGCACACGCATTCGACTTTGACGATACAAAAGTCAGTCTCTTAGGGGATTATATCCCGGCAAAAATGGGGATGGACGAAGGGGAAAGGGTTGTCAAAATGGTGGTCACTCAGGACTACAGCGGCTTTTTACTCTTCTTCTTTGAGAATGGCAAAGCGGCGAAGGTGGAGCTTAATCGATATGAGACAAAGCAAAACCGCCGGAAACTGGTAGGCGCATATTCGGATAAATCCGTCTTGGTGGACATTCTCCACGGCTTGGAGGATGGAGAAGTACTGATGAAATCCACATCCTCCCGGATGCTGTTGCTGCATACCGGCGCTTTGACGCCAAAGGCTACAAGGGATACCCAAGGAGTCCAAGTCATGACCCAGCGGAAGGCACATCGACTGGAATCGGTGCGTCCTTTTGAGGAGGGAATGGTTCACAATGCCAATCGATATCGCGTCAAGAGTCTGCCGGCTATCGGAGCCCTGCCGGCTGCAGAGGATCTAGGAGAACAGCTGACTCTATAG